The following nucleotide sequence is from Pedobacter sp. PACM 27299.
ATCTTCACTTAAATCTTCTAGAATCTCCTTTTGCTCATGCTCTTCCAGCTGAGAAATAATATCAGTAGCATCATCATAATCCAGCTCTTCTACGATTTCCGTACGTTTATCCGGATGCAGCTGCAGTAGTAATTCTTCCGGGTGAGATTCTTCATGCATCTCCGAAATCACCTCTGACGCGATCTCTACTGGCAAAAGATTAATGATTCGTTCCTGATCTTCTTTGTTGATGCTTTCGAAAAGTATGGCTATTTCTGAGGCATGATATTCCGAAAGAATAACTTTAAGTTGTTCATCATCGCTATTTAAGGCGTTTTTTAGTTTAGAAACGTCTGTTTTGTCCAGGTCGAATGATTGCATGTGCTGTCAAAGTTACAATAATCAGGGTTATTTAAACCATCCCTTACGCCAGAAATATATGACCTGCAGTACTGCAATAGCAGCCATCACGAGCATCGTATATAAGTAACCATTTGCCTGATAAAGCTCCGGCATGTTCTGAGGCAGTAGTTTACCGCTGATTGGATCAACGTTTGCAAAGTTCATTCCGTAAATTCCGGCAATGAAAGTTAAAGGAATAAAAATCGAAGAAATGATGGTCAGCACCTTCATGATCTCATTCATCCGATTGCTGATGATCGACAAATACATGTCAATGTTGCTCGCCGAAATCTCTTTAAGCGATTCTACAATATCTATAATCTGAATGCAATGATCGTAAGCATCACGGATATACATTTTCGTCTGATCAGAAATCAAATGAGAATCACTGCGCAGAATATCATTTAATTTATCCCTTTCCGGCCAAGCCACTCTTCTGATATTGATCAGGTTTCTTTTGATCAATTGCGTATCAAACATGACCGATTTATCTGGTTTATCAAATAAACGATCTTCAATGTTGTCTAATTCATCACCCCAGGCTCCAAGTATTTCAAAATAAGTATCTATAATGATGTCCATAAGGGCATACATCAAATAGCTGCTCCCGCCTATCCGGATATTGCCCTTCCCTATTTTTAGTCGGGAACGCACCGGCGCCAGACAGTCCTCGTATTTTTCCTGAAAAGTAAACAGCGCATTATCCGTCAGCAGAAAAGAGTATTGCTGGTTTTCCAGGTTTTGAGCCTCATCGAATTGCAGCATTCTACTCACCGCAAAAACATGATGCTCATACTCTTCCTGTTTTGGCCGTTGATAAGTTCTGGTGATGTCTTCAAGAATTAACTTGTTGACATCGAAATCCCTGCTTAATGTTTCAAACAAAGCCAAAGAATTAAAGCCTTTAATCTCTACCCAAAATGTATGCGTTTTATCCTGCAACAGGGGTTTTAGCATACTGATGTCATTCAATTCCCTCAGTTCATAAATGTCTGCATTATACTTATACAGCTTAATGATGGGTTTTAAAGCATTAGGATCAATATAAACCATCCCCGGACTAGATCCGGCATGAGGCAGCGCTAAATGCTGGCGTTTCTTTTTGTGCTTTGCTGGTTTAGCCATTTTTAAAAATAGGATTTCGCTTGAGGCCCCTGGTTAAACAACAAGTCCACAATACTTAAGTTTGGCTTAAATCCTTCTCTGTCGTCAAAGACCTGGAAATAAGGTTTAAATTCTCCCGCTGGTTTTTTAAAGACTGGTCCAGAACGCAAATCAAGCGCTGCCGGAACATCATCTAAATATTCTTCCGTCAATTCAAATTTCGGTGTAATTTTCAATTGCTTGAACAGCCAATCCATGATTTCCTGATTGTAATCAAAAAGAGAATCGAATTTTTCGTGGTAAAATCTGGCAAATTCATCCTCGTAATATTCAAAATAAGCGGAATTGCGGTAGCAGCTCTCTAAACTCTTCCAATGCAGGCGTTGCCAATTGAAATCATTACTAATTTTTACATCCTTCATTTTGGTGTGTAATTTCTTGCCGCGGATCACAGGAACAATTAAATCCAAACTCCCATTAGGTGAGTAAATTGAAGCTCGATTTCTAAAGGTTTGTTTCGGAAAATGTTCCTCTTTTTCCAGCACAAACTCATTTCCAAAATGTTTCAATTCTTTGAAATAACTTACTGGGGGAAGATAAAAAAGGGGGAATATAGCTAAACTTTGCATCTGTTATTTTATGTTTGCACTCTTAATCCGCCAAAATAATGATAAAAAAAAGCTTTTCTTATATAGGAGTAGTTTTTTTAAACTTTTTATCTCTTCTACCAATGCAGTTGCTATATTTTATTTCAGCAATCTGTTACTATATCCTATATTATGTTATAGGATACAGAAAAACGGTAGTGCGTGAAAACTTAGTTAATTCTTTTCCGGAAAAAAGCATTTCAGAAATCATTCGTATAGAAAAAAAGTTCTTTAAATACTTTGCAGATTTAACTGTTGAAGTGATTAAAATGCGGTCCATTTCTAAAAAGGAAGTACAAAAACGGGTCAAATTCACCAATCTTCATTTGGTAGAAGCCTATTTTAGCAAAGGAGAAAGCGTGCTGGCCTGTACCGGGCATTATGGCAATTGGGAATGGGGAATGCTGGCATTAGGCGCACAGCTTTCCAAAAAAGCGTATGTGATCTACAAACCGCTTAACAATACTATTTTTGACGATTGGTTTCTCAAAATGAGAAGTAAGTTCGGTAATGTTGGCGTACCTATGCGACAAACTTTACGCAGCCTTGCGAGCACCAGAAACGAAGCCACTATGTTCTGCTTTGCAAGTGATCAAAGTCCGGTTCGAGGAGAAGCACATTATTGGTTAAATTTCCTGCATCAGGATACCGCTGCTTTGTTAGGCCTGGAAAAAATAGCATTACAAACAAATAGACCCATCTTTTACTTTAAATTGAAATACCTTAAAAGAGGTTATTATGAAGTAGATTGCGTACCCATTTGTCCAATACCAAAAGAGACAAAAGAACACGAAATTACCGATACACATTTCAGTTTTCTGGAACAAATTATTAACGAAGAACCTTCATATTGGCTTTGGAGCCATAGGCGATGGAAAACAAAACGAGAATACGCATCATGACAGCAGCAAGTGTAGCAGTAGTAATTTTAAATTGGAACGGAAAAACACTTCTGGAAAAATTTTTACCGGGTGTAATGCGCTCTTCCTATCCCAATTTACAGATTATAGTGGGCGACAATGCTTCTACGGATGATTCTGTTGCATTCCTGCGTAAACATTACCCGGAGATTCGTTTAATTGAAAATGATGGCAATTACGGCTTTGCAGAGGGCTATCGCAGATTATTGGATCAGGTTGACGCAGAATATTATGTGTTACTAAATTCTGATGTCGAGGTTCCTGAAAATTGGATTCATCCAGTGATCGACCTGATGGAAACAGATGATAAAATTGCGGCTGCACAACCAAAGATCAAATGGCAACAAGACAAGACGAAATTTGAATATGCCGGTGCCGCAGGTGGATACCTGGATTTACACTGTTTTCCATTCTGCAGAGGGCGCTTGTTTGATACAGTTGAGGATGATCATGGTCAATACAATGATGCAAAAGAGATTTTCTGGGCAAGTGGTGCTGCATTATTCATTAGAAGTAAATGCTGGAAAGAATCTGGTGGTTTAGACGCCGACTTCTTCGCACACATGGAAGAAATCGATCTTTGCTGGCGCTTAAAAAATATGGGATACAAAATTATGTATTGCCCGGATGCCGAAATATACCATGTTGGCGGAGGTACATTAAATGCCAATAATCCTTATAAAACCTATCTGAATTTTAGAAATAACCTGATCATCATGCAGAAAAACCTGCCTTTATCAGATGCTTATTTCAGGATCTTCATTCGCTTTTTTATAGATTTCGTAGCGCTGGTTCACTTCCTGGCACAAGGCAAATTAGATTTTGCAATGGCAGTCAGCAAGGCACATTTTCATTTCTTCCAGATGATATTTTCCAATGGAAAGAAAAGAACAAAACAGCAGATTGCTTACCATAAACATACCGGGCATTATTCTTCCAGCATTGTGTATGCTTATTTTATCAAAAAAATCAGGTTCTTTAGCGGATTAGGTATTTAAATCTAAAATTAGCATAGATTTTATGAAGTTGATCCTGCGAAGATCCGATGTAGTTGCGAAAGCTTCAGTTGGCCTTTAGAAATTCCCTTCCAAACCTATGATCATACATAGAATTCAGTAAGGGAATTTTTAAAGCTTATGATAAACTTCAAGAATTATTTCTTTTCAGGGACAAAGATAATTGGTCCGGGTCTGTTGGCAACTGTCGTTAAAGCCTTATAAATATAATCACAAACCAGTTTCTCTCCTGCTACATTAATCAGCCTTCTGTCGTCTTCTGGAGTATGGTATTGAGGATGACCGCCGGTATGAAAACCTAATACTGGGATGTCTTTCTTGTAAAATGATACATGATCAGAACCGCCTACATCGTAATGGTTTACAAATGGACGTACACCGATCTCCGGTCCGAGTTTCGTTAACAGCTCCACGCCCCCATCAAATGTAGCTGCACCACCCATGTATAGGTGTTTTTCTGCATTCATCCTACCCACCATGTCCATATTGATCATCAGCTTAATCTGCGACAAAGGTACCAATGGATGTTCTGTGAAGTATTTAGAGCCTAGTAAACCTTGTTCTTCTGCACCAAAAGCAATCACCATCACACTACGTTTCAATGTAGCTTTATTGGCAGCCAGCTTTTCTGCGATTTCCAGCAGCGCGGCAGTACCACTCGCATTGTCATCAGCGCCTAAATGAATGCCTACTGTATCTGGTTTTTTGGAAGACGCCCCTCCCATTCCAAGGTGGTCATAATGCGCACCAATCACAATAAATTCATGCTTTAAAACAGGGTCTGAACCTTCAATGTAACCGATTATATTCTGAGTTTTCACATAAGGCGTATCCTGTACCCCTTTTTTTACTCTCATTTTTGCAGTAAATTCCTG
It contains:
- the corA gene encoding magnesium/cobalt transporter CorA, whose translation is MAKPAKHKKKRQHLALPHAGSSPGMVYIDPNALKPIIKLYKYNADIYELRELNDISMLKPLLQDKTHTFWVEIKGFNSLALFETLSRDFDVNKLILEDITRTYQRPKQEEYEHHVFAVSRMLQFDEAQNLENQQYSFLLTDNALFTFQEKYEDCLAPVRSRLKIGKGNIRIGGSSYLMYALMDIIIDTYFEILGAWGDELDNIEDRLFDKPDKSVMFDTQLIKRNLINIRRVAWPERDKLNDILRSDSHLISDQTKMYIRDAYDHCIQIIDIVESLKEISASNIDMYLSIISNRMNEIMKVLTIISSIFIPLTFIAGIYGMNFANVDPISGKLLPQNMPELYQANGYLYTMLVMAAIAVLQVIYFWRKGWFK
- a CDS encoding WbqC family protein: MQSLAIFPLFYLPPVSYFKELKHFGNEFVLEKEEHFPKQTFRNRASIYSPNGSLDLIVPVIRGKKLHTKMKDVKISNDFNWQRLHWKSLESCYRNSAYFEYYEDEFARFYHEKFDSLFDYNQEIMDWLFKQLKITPKFELTEEYLDDVPAALDLRSGPVFKKPAGEFKPYFQVFDDREGFKPNLSIVDLLFNQGPQAKSYF
- a CDS encoding lysophospholipid acyltransferase family protein, producing MIKKSFSYIGVVFLNFLSLLPMQLLYFISAICYYILYYVIGYRKTVVRENLVNSFPEKSISEIIRIEKKFFKYFADLTVEVIKMRSISKKEVQKRVKFTNLHLVEAYFSKGESVLACTGHYGNWEWGMLALGAQLSKKAYVIYKPLNNTIFDDWFLKMRSKFGNVGVPMRQTLRSLASTRNEATMFCFASDQSPVRGEAHYWLNFLHQDTAALLGLEKIALQTNRPIFYFKLKYLKRGYYEVDCVPICPIPKETKEHEITDTHFSFLEQIINEEPSYWLWSHRRWKTKREYAS
- a CDS encoding glycosyltransferase family 2 protein, with the protein product MTAASVAVVILNWNGKTLLEKFLPGVMRSSYPNLQIIVGDNASTDDSVAFLRKHYPEIRLIENDGNYGFAEGYRRLLDQVDAEYYVLLNSDVEVPENWIHPVIDLMETDDKIAAAQPKIKWQQDKTKFEYAGAAGGYLDLHCFPFCRGRLFDTVEDDHGQYNDAKEIFWASGAALFIRSKCWKESGGLDADFFAHMEEIDLCWRLKNMGYKIMYCPDAEIYHVGGGTLNANNPYKTYLNFRNNLIIMQKNLPLSDAYFRIFIRFFIDFVALVHFLAQGKLDFAMAVSKAHFHFFQMIFSNGKKRTKQQIAYHKHTGHYSSSIVYAYFIKKIRFFSGLGI
- a CDS encoding M20/M25/M40 family metallo-hydrolase, which translates into the protein MRKILLSAVCVAISASAFAQADITEKEIKDHIWTLASPQMKGRFPGTAENKKTVRYLVKQFKKSGIAAYNGSYIQEFTAKMRVKKGVQDTPYVKTQNIIGYIEGSDPVLKHEFIVIGAHYDHLGMGGASSKKPDTVGIHLGADDNASGTAALLEIAEKLAANKATLKRSVMVIAFGAEEQGLLGSKYFTEHPLVPLSQIKLMINMDMVGRMNAEKHLYMGGAATFDGGVELLTKLGPEIGVRPFVNHYDVGGSDHVSFYKKDIPVLGFHTGGHPQYHTPEDDRRLINVAGEKLVCDYIYKALTTVANRPGPIIFVPEKK